A region of the Nitrospirae bacterium CG2_30_53_67 genome:
TTGCGAATAGGCCCCTTTGAGGGGCCGGCAAACGTCAAGCCTCCGGTTTTGCCGGAGGTTGATGACTCGTGCTGTCTTAGTGGCCCTATTCGTAAATACGGTGGCATTCGAGCGCCGTAGGGCTGTCGGATCAAAGTTCCGCTCCTTGCGACGTACCACAGAGGGCACGCCTCAGTCGCGCGCCTTGATGAAACCGCCCTACGGCTCTCTCGGTGCGTCACCATATTTACGAACAGGACCACTTAGTGTCCTGGGATAAAATCAAAAGGAGATTCATGTGTACGAGCTGACGGTAACCGGACGGTTCTCGGCCGCCCATCAGTTGAGAAACTATAAAGGCAAATGCGAGAACCTGCACGGCCACAACTGGAAGGTAGAGGCGACCGTTACGGCAGCGGACTTAAATGAGATCGGTCTGGGCATGGATTTCAAGGATATCAAGCATGCGCTTAACGATATTCTGAATGAGTTGGATCATCTTCATTTGAATGATCTTCCCATGTTTCAAACCGAAAACCCCTCCTCCGAAGTCATCGCCCGGTGGATTTTTGAACGTCTCTCCGAACATTTGGACAGTAAGCGTGTGCAGGTTGCCCGGGTGACCGTCTGGGAGTCGGACGATGCCTGCGCGACCTATATTCCGGAGCCATGAGTTGGCTGCTTCCTCTCAGATCATCCTCCTCTCCGGCGGCCTGGATTCGGTGGTGAATCTCGTGATGGCCCGTGAAAAAGGGACGGTCCTTTCCTGCCTGACCTTTGATTACGGTCAGCGCTCATCCGCCCGAGAGATCACGGCCTGCCAAAGGGTTTGCGCACAGTTCTCCCTCCCGCACCGCGTGATTTCACTTCCCTGGATGCAGGAGATCGCTTCTTCTTCTCTGATTCGGGGAAGAGGGGAGGTTCCTCGCTTGAGCAGGGAGGATCTGTCCGACGCGGAAAGAACCAAGGAGACCGCCCGCTCCGTCTGGGTCGCAAACCGGAACGGGGTTTTCATCAATATCGCCGCGGCCGTTGCCGAATCCCTGGGCGCCTCTCTGATGGTGACGGGGTTCAACCGGGAGGAAGCGGAGACCTTCCCCGACAATTCAAAGGCCTTTCTAAATGCGGTCAATGCATCCCTTGCCTATTCCACCCTCAATCAGGTTCGAGTCATCAGTTATACGCCGGAGATGGATAAAACAGAGGTCGTTCTGGCCGGGCTCAAATACCATGTTCCCTTTGAAGAGATCTGGAGCTGTTACCACGGCGGTGAAAAGATGTGCGGTGCATGCGAGTCATGCCGGAGGCTGAAACGGGCTGTTTCGGGGACCGATGCGGAAGTCCGGCTGAGGGATCGCTTTTTCAGTGAGGGGGGTTCTTAAGTTTGTTCTTCGATGGAATATCCAACCTTGATCAACTTCAGGAAGGTGCGGTCGAATTCATTGATATCGGAGGAGAGAGGAGGATCTTCATCCGCTTCCTTGTCCTCGTCGTCCTCGATCTCTTCGATATTCTGGAATGAGGGTGCGGGCTGTTCGGAGGAGGCTTCTTCTTCAGTGGTATCCGATCTGTCAAAACGAGTGAAGGCGGCGAGGAGGATGTCCACCTTATATCCTTCTTCCTCGATCTGGTTGAGCGCCTCCTGGATCAAGTCATTATCAATATAGGCCTGGTTGATGGCCCATATCAGATGTTCAGCAAGGACCTTAATGCGATGATCTCGATCCATGTTTATGCCTCTCCTCAGATGTTTTCGCCATCTTCTATCTAAAATCAAGGGCTTTGTCAAGCTTTTTTGTTATTTTTTTTTGACTTTTCGCATCATGCCGGAACCGGCCGGACCGTGAGCGGACAACGCCCTTGGCAGGTTTTCGTAAACCTTGACACCATCTTGTCATACAGGTATAGTACCGTCACTTATTTGAAAAACCTTTTGAAGAAAAAGAATCTGAAATAGCATGGATAGATAAGGATAAGATCTGTGTCAGGGGAAAAAAACCACAGGATACTTCAGGAAATGGATAAGGTATATGATCCGAAGATCACCGAGGAAAAATGGTACAACTTTTGGGTCGAGAAAGGTTTTTTTCGCGGCGGTTTGGATCCGAAACGCCCCTTCTTCTCGATTGTTATTCCGCCTCCCAACATCACCGGCTCCCTTCATATGGGTCATGCCCTGAACAATACCCTTCAGGATATCCTGGTCCGGTGGAAGCGGATGCAGGGGTACAATACCCTATGGATGCCGGGGACCGATCATGCCGGGATCGCCACGCAGAACGTGGTGGAGCGCGATCTCGGGAGGGAAGGGAAGACCCGCCACGATCTGGGGAGGGACGCCTTTGTGGACCGGGTCTGGCAGTGGCGCGAGGAGTACGGCGGGGTGATCATCAATCAGCTCAAACGGCTCGGCGCCTCCTGTGACTGGGAACGGGAACGGTTTACCATGGACCAGGGGCTTTCCCGTGCTGTCCGGGAGGTTTTTGTCCGTCTGTACGAAGAGAAGCTGATCTATCGGGACAACTATATCATCAACTGGTGCCCTCGGTGTCATACGGCCCTCTCCGACCTGGAGGTGGAGCATGAAGAACTGGCCGGGAAGCTTTATTACATCCGCTATCCTATAGCCGGCTCTGAGGAGGTCCTGGTTGTGGCCACCACACGGCCCGAGACCCTGCTGGGGGATACGGCCCTGGCCGTGAATCCGGAGGACGACCGCTACAGGGAATATGTCGGCAGAAAGGGCATCCTCCCTGTGATCGGGCGTGAACTGCCGGTCATCGCTGATCCGTATGTGGACAGGGCCTTCGGGACCGGCGTGGTCAAGATCACTCCGGGGCATGATCCCAACGACTTCGAGGTGGGACGACGCCACGGACTCGAACAGATCAGCGTCATGGACAAGGATGCCAGGATGAATGAGGAGGCAGGGCCGTACGCCGGTCTTGACCGGTCTGAATGCAGGGCCCGCCTGCTCAAGGACCTTACGGACCTTGGGCTGATAGAAAAGATCGAGGAATACCGTCACGCCATCGGGCGCTGCTATCGGTGCAAGACCGTGGTGGAGCCGATGCTTTCGCTGCAATGGTTTGTCCGGATGAAGGATCTGGCCGAGCCTGCCATCCTTGCGGTGGAGCAGGGGAAGACCCGGTTCATCCCGCAGGGGTGGGAGAAGACATATTTCGAATGGATGCGCAACATCCGGGACTGGTGTATCTCACGGCAGATCTGGTGGGGGCACCGGATCCCGGCGTGGTACTGCGGGGAATGTTCGGGGATCACCGTCAGCAGAGAGGACCCGGACCGGTGCGCGCATTGCGGAAGCAGGAAAATCGAGCAGGAGACCGACGTCCTGGATACCTGGTTCTCCTCGGCCCTCTGGCCCTTCTCCACCCTCGGCTGGCCCGACCGGACCCCTGAGCTTGAACATTATTATCCGACCTCTGTCCTGATTACCGGGTTCGATATCATCTTTTTCTGGGTTGCCCGCATGCTGATGATGGGCCTGAAGTTCATGGGAGAGGTCCCATTCCGAGAGGTCTATATCCATGCGCTGGTCCGCGATGCAGAGGGGCAGAAGATGTCCAAATCCAAGGGGAACGTGATCGATCCCCTGACCATGATCGCCCAGTACGGGACCGATGCCTTCCGTTTCACGCTTGCGGCCTTCGCCGCCCAGGGGCGGGATATCCGGCTCTCCGAGGAGCGGATCCAGGGGTACAGGAATTTCACCAACAAGATCTGGAACGCCGCCCGGTTTGCCCTGATGCATCTCAAGGAAATCCCCGAGAAGACCGAAGCCGCTCCGCTCGAACTCTCGGACCGATGGATCCTGAGTCGGCTCAACCGGACCGCCAAAGAAGTCCTGGATGCCCTAAATGCATACCAGTTTAATGAAGCGGCGTCCTCCCTGTATCAGTTCTTCTGGCATGAGCTGTGCGACTGGTACCTGGAGCTGATCAAGGAACGGTTGTATGGGAAAGACCCTGCAAAGAAACTGACGGCCCAAAACATGCTTCAAAAGGTCATGGATGAAAGCCTTCGGCTCCTTCACCCCTTCATGCCTTTTCTCACCGAGGAGATCTATCAGCACCTTCCCCGGCACGGCGTGAGTATCATGATCACTTCCTACCCGAAGTTTGACCCCGGTCGGAATGATCAGGCCTCGGAGGATGAGATGTCCATGATCATGGAGGCGATCAACTTGATCCGAAACGTCCGCGGGGAGATGAATATTTCGCCGGGAAAGGGTTTGCATGCCCTGATCCGGTTGAGGGATTCGAAGGCTGGAGAGGTTTTGCGCCGGCATCTGATCTATCTGCTTTTCATGAGCCGGTGCGATACCATAGAGATCGGGCAGGATCTGGTACGACCGCCATCCTCCGCCACGTCGGTGAGCGACCGGATGGAGGTTTTTGTCCCGCTCAAAGGGGTGATAGATCTGGATGAGGAGCGCGCCCGGCTGATGAAGAACCTCAAAAAGGTCCAGGACGAGCTCTCTTCGGTCAATAAAAAACTGGCCAACGATTCTTTCATGGAAAAAGCCCCTGCAGAGGTCGTGGAGAAGGAACGGAAAAGGGGAGAGGAACTCCACGCCAAGGAGAAAAAAATCCAGGCGGGGCTTTCCGCCCTCACTTCCTGACTGAGACACATATGATGGACTCGTAAAAAGTCCCAAGGATGGACGGCATAGCAAAAAGCTTCGGATGCAAGGCGCGCGAGTCCTGAGGAATGAGGCGTACTAAGAGGTACGCTGCAATGACGAAGGATGAAGCGGAACGCAGCAGACGGACTTTTTACTATGCCGTCATATATGAAAGACCAGCCGATCATGTTTACGGATACCAAGGTCAAAAAGCTCATTCGAGAGAGTGTGGAAGAGGATCTGGGCCGGATGGATATGACCACGGACGCGGTC
Encoded here:
- a CDS encoding 6-carboxytetrahydropterin synthase QueD; translation: MYELTVTGRFSAAHQLRNYKGKCENLHGHNWKVEATVTAADLNEIGLGMDFKDIKHALNDILNELDHLHLNDLPMFQTENPSSEVIARWIFERLSEHLDSKRVQVARVTVWESDDACATYIPEP
- a CDS encoding 7-cyano-7-deazaguanine synthase QueC produces the protein MPARPIFRSHELAASSQIILLSGGLDSVVNLVMAREKGTVLSCLTFDYGQRSSAREITACQRVCAQFSLPHRVISLPWMQEIASSSLIRGRGEVPRLSREDLSDAERTKETARSVWVANRNGVFINIAAAVAESLGASLMVTGFNREEAETFPDNSKAFLNAVNASLAYSTLNQVRVISYTPEMDKTEVVLAGLKYHVPFEEIWSCYHGGEKMCGACESCRRLKRAVSGTDAEVRLRDRFFSEGGS
- a CDS encoding valine--tRNA ligase; this translates as MDKVYDPKITEEKWYNFWVEKGFFRGGLDPKRPFFSIVIPPPNITGSLHMGHALNNTLQDILVRWKRMQGYNTLWMPGTDHAGIATQNVVERDLGREGKTRHDLGRDAFVDRVWQWREEYGGVIINQLKRLGASCDWERERFTMDQGLSRAVREVFVRLYEEKLIYRDNYIINWCPRCHTALSDLEVEHEELAGKLYYIRYPIAGSEEVLVVATTRPETLLGDTALAVNPEDDRYREYVGRKGILPVIGRELPVIADPYVDRAFGTGVVKITPGHDPNDFEVGRRHGLEQISVMDKDARMNEEAGPYAGLDRSECRARLLKDLTDLGLIEKIEEYRHAIGRCYRCKTVVEPMLSLQWFVRMKDLAEPAILAVEQGKTRFIPQGWEKTYFEWMRNIRDWCISRQIWWGHRIPAWYCGECSGITVSREDPDRCAHCGSRKIEQETDVLDTWFSSALWPFSTLGWPDRTPELEHYYPTSVLITGFDIIFFWVARMLMMGLKFMGEVPFREVYIHALVRDAEGQKMSKSKGNVIDPLTMIAQYGTDAFRFTLAAFAAQGRDIRLSEERIQGYRNFTNKIWNAARFALMHLKEIPEKTEAAPLELSDRWILSRLNRTAKEVLDALNAYQFNEAASSLYQFFWHELCDWYLELIKERLYGKDPAKKLTAQNMLQKVMDESLRLLHPFMPFLTEEIYQHLPRHGVSIMITSYPKFDPGRNDQASEDEMSMIMEAINLIRNVRGEMNISPGKGLHALIRLRDSKAGEVLRRHLIYLLFMSRCDTIEIGQDLVRPPSSATSVSDRMEVFVPLKGVIDLDEERARLMKNLKKVQDELSSVNKKLANDSFMEKAPAEVVEKERKRGEELHAKEKKIQAGLSALTS